The Mycolicibacterium flavescens genome has a segment encoding these proteins:
- the nfdA_1 gene encoding putative TIM-barrel fold metal-dependent hydrolase, translating into MCTACEWAGYFANRRTVLRAGAVVLAATAASACSLSDPSGAGSETTAADGVADYVFRNGPIYTVAGPARWAQAVAVRGNTITHVGDEAGAMALVGPDTRVVDLEGRLLMPGFVEGHTHPFLGAFLTSGVDLQVPTGADALAAIEQYAKQHPTGPVRGFGWRVDMFGPDGPNRADLDRVLPDRPGFFFAIDGHSLWANSKALEIAGVGRNTPDPIPGFSYYVRDGNGDPTGYVLEVNAVLGLVDAIEPISPQTMGRLLEEWLPKASAAGITSVFDAGVPPIGSDQGALIGLYTDVEDRGQLPFRVVASYSVRSAPVDDVVQAMTDIRDRFTTDLVRADVVKIVGDGTQGGYTAWLIEPYADKPDSTGGSPFTEQQWHQLIGQIDAAGFDVHVHACGERTARVALDAIERAAAANPPRDRRHAIAHLVYVEDPDSRRFGQLGVVAQFSANWMSADPDTLQNMAARYGPPRQNLMYRPQDVLKSGGRISLGTDWPAAGYFSTYKPLDAIQIGVTRQLIGQPDAPVLAPANQRLTVAEAVHANTLGAAYQIRMDDKVGSLEVGKLADMIVVSENILAIDPHDIAGANVTMTMMNGQIRHEV; encoded by the coding sequence ATGTGCACCGCATGTGAGTGGGCAGGCTATTTCGCGAATCGACGCACCGTCCTGCGCGCGGGCGCGGTGGTCCTCGCCGCGACCGCAGCCAGCGCCTGCTCTCTGAGTGACCCGTCCGGGGCCGGCTCCGAGACCACGGCTGCCGACGGCGTCGCCGACTACGTGTTCCGCAACGGCCCGATCTACACCGTCGCAGGCCCCGCGCGGTGGGCGCAGGCGGTGGCGGTGCGGGGCAACACCATCACCCACGTCGGCGACGAGGCGGGCGCGATGGCGCTCGTCGGTCCCGACACCCGGGTGGTCGACCTGGAGGGCCGGCTGCTGATGCCCGGCTTCGTCGAGGGCCACACCCACCCGTTCCTCGGCGCCTTCCTCACGTCGGGTGTCGACCTGCAGGTGCCCACGGGTGCCGACGCGCTGGCCGCGATCGAGCAGTACGCGAAACAGCACCCGACCGGACCGGTGCGCGGATTCGGTTGGCGCGTCGACATGTTCGGTCCCGACGGACCTAATCGCGCCGACCTCGACCGTGTGCTGCCCGACCGGCCGGGCTTCTTCTTCGCCATCGACGGGCACAGCCTGTGGGCCAACAGCAAGGCGCTTGAGATCGCAGGCGTCGGCCGCAACACGCCGGATCCGATTCCGGGTTTCAGCTACTACGTACGCGACGGCAACGGCGATCCGACCGGCTATGTGCTCGAGGTCAACGCCGTTCTCGGTCTCGTCGATGCGATCGAGCCGATCTCACCGCAGACCATGGGGCGGCTGCTCGAAGAATGGCTGCCCAAGGCGTCCGCGGCCGGCATCACGTCGGTGTTCGACGCCGGCGTGCCACCCATCGGCTCGGATCAGGGCGCGCTGATCGGCTTGTACACCGACGTCGAGGACCGCGGTCAGCTGCCGTTCCGCGTGGTGGCCTCGTACAGCGTGCGATCGGCGCCGGTGGACGACGTCGTACAGGCGATGACCGACATCAGGGATCGGTTTACGACCGACCTGGTGCGCGCCGACGTCGTCAAGATCGTCGGTGACGGAACACAGGGCGGATACACCGCATGGCTTATCGAGCCCTATGCGGACAAACCCGATTCCACGGGCGGGTCCCCGTTCACCGAGCAGCAGTGGCACCAGCTCATCGGTCAGATCGACGCCGCGGGTTTCGACGTGCACGTACACGCCTGCGGGGAACGCACCGCCCGCGTCGCCCTCGATGCGATCGAGCGCGCCGCGGCCGCCAATCCCCCGCGCGACCGCAGGCATGCGATCGCCCATCTGGTCTACGTCGAGGACCCCGACAGCCGTCGCTTCGGCCAACTCGGCGTCGTCGCCCAGTTCTCGGCCAACTGGATGTCCGCCGATCCGGACACGCTGCAGAACATGGCTGCCCGGTACGGGCCACCACGACAGAACCTGATGTATCGCCCCCAAGACGTCTTGAAGTCGGGCGGGCGCATCTCGCTGGGTACCGACTGGCCGGCCGCGGGCTATTTCTCGACCTACAAACCGCTCGATGCGATCCAGATCGGTGTCACCCGTCAGCTGATCGGCCAACCGGATGCGCCGGTGCTGGCGCCCGCGAACCAACGGCTGACCGTCGCGGAGGCGGTGCACGCCAACACGCTGGGCGCGGCCTATCAGATCCGGATGGACGACAAGGTGGGTTCGCTCGAGGTCGGCAAGCTCGCGGACATGATCGTCGTGAGCGAGAACATCCTCGCGATCGACCCGCACGACATCGCCGGGGCGAACGTCACGATGACGATGATGAACGGCCAGATCCGCCACGAGGTGTGA
- a CDS encoding integral membrane protein, translating to MAKSRDPKALKAAKAEAKAARKAASKQRRSQLWQAFQIQRKEDKRLLPYMIGAFVLIVAASVALGIFAGGFTTYMMIPLGIVLGALVAFIIFGRRAQKSVYSKAEGQTGAAAWALDNMRGKWRVTPGVAATGHFDAVHRVIGRPGVIFVGEGSPSRVRPLLAQEKKRTARLVGDTPIYDVIIGNGEGEVPLAKLERHLNKLPANITVKQLDALESRLAALGTKVGPAAMPKGPLPAQAKMRGVQRTVRRR from the coding sequence ATGGCGAAATCCCGCGATCCAAAGGCACTGAAGGCTGCGAAGGCCGAAGCCAAGGCGGCTCGTAAGGCGGCGTCCAAACAGCGCCGCAGCCAGCTGTGGCAGGCGTTCCAGATTCAGCGTAAAGAGGACAAGCGTCTGCTGCCGTACATGATCGGCGCATTCGTGCTGATCGTCGCCGCTTCGGTGGCGCTCGGCATCTTCGCGGGCGGCTTCACCACCTACATGATGATTCCGCTCGGCATAGTGCTCGGGGCGCTGGTCGCGTTCATCATCTTCGGCAGGCGCGCGCAGAAGTCGGTGTACAGCAAGGCCGAGGGCCAGACGGGCGCAGCGGCCTGGGCGCTGGACAACATGCGGGGCAAGTGGCGGGTGACGCCCGGTGTCGCGGCGACGGGCCACTTCGACGCGGTGCACCGGGTGATCGGCAGGCCGGGAGTCATCTTCGTCGGTGAGGGGTCGCCGTCGCGCGTGCGACCGCTGCTGGCGCAGGAGAAGAAGCGCACGGCTCGACTGGTCGGCGACACCCCGATTTACGACGTCATCATCGGCAACGGCGAGGGTGAAGTACCGCTGGCCAAACTGGAGCGCCACCTGAACAAGCTGCCCGCGAACATCACCGTCAAGCAGTTGGACGCTCTGGAGTCGCGGCTGGCCGCGTTGGGCACCAAGGTCGGGCCTGCCGCGATGCCCAAGGGCCCGCTGCCGGCGCAGGCCAAGATGCGGGGCGTGCAGCGCACGGTGAGGCGGCGGTAG
- the lipA gene encoding lipoate synthase: MTVVPEGRKLLRLEVRNAETPIERKPPWIKTRAKMGPEYQELKALVKREGLHTVCEEAGCPNIFECWEDREATFLIGGEQCTRRCDFCQIDTGKPAELDRDEPRRVAESVQAMGLRYSTVTGVARDDLSDGGAWLYAETVRAIKTLNPNTGVELLIPDFNGEPDLLQQVFESRPEVLAHNVETVPRIFKRIRPAFRYERSLDVLTAARDFGLVTKSNLILGMGETPEEVRAALTDLYDAGCHIVTITQYLRPSVRHHPVERWVHPDEFVEHEQFAQRLGFAGVLAGPLVRSSYRAGRLYAQAKSASVS, translated from the coding sequence GTGACTGTCGTTCCTGAAGGTCGGAAACTGCTGCGTCTCGAGGTCCGCAACGCCGAGACGCCGATCGAGCGCAAGCCGCCGTGGATCAAGACCCGCGCCAAGATGGGCCCGGAGTACCAGGAACTCAAGGCGCTGGTGAAGCGCGAGGGTCTGCACACGGTCTGCGAAGAAGCCGGCTGCCCCAACATCTTCGAATGCTGGGAGGACCGCGAGGCCACGTTCCTGATCGGCGGTGAGCAGTGCACCCGTCGCTGCGATTTCTGCCAGATCGACACCGGCAAGCCCGCCGAACTCGACCGCGACGAGCCCCGCCGCGTCGCGGAGAGCGTGCAGGCGATGGGATTGCGCTACTCGACCGTGACCGGGGTGGCCCGCGACGACCTGTCCGACGGTGGGGCGTGGCTGTACGCCGAGACGGTGCGCGCAATCAAGACGCTCAACCCCAATACCGGTGTCGAGTTGCTGATCCCCGACTTCAACGGTGAGCCGGACCTGCTGCAGCAGGTGTTCGAGTCCCGTCCAGAAGTGTTGGCGCACAACGTCGAAACGGTCCCGCGGATCTTCAAGCGCATCCGGCCCGCGTTTCGCTACGAGCGCAGCCTCGACGTGCTGACCGCGGCGCGCGACTTCGGGCTGGTGACGAAGTCGAACCTGATCCTCGGGATGGGCGAGACGCCCGAGGAGGTGCGGGCCGCGCTGACCGATCTGTACGACGCGGGCTGCCACATCGTCACGATCACCCAGTACCTGCGGCCGTCGGTGCGTCACCACCCGGTGGAGCGTTGGGTGCACCCCGACGAGTTCGTCGAGCATGAGCAGTTCGCGCAGCGCCTCGGCTTCGCCGGTGTGTTGGCCGGACCCCTGGTGCGCTCGTCGTACCGTGCGGGTCGGTTGTACGCCCAGGCCAAATCGGCGTCCGTATCCTGA
- the lipB gene encoding lipoate-protein ligase B yields MTHSIRSATVPVEVRRLGSVDYENAWQLQRAIADQRVAGGPDTLLLLEHPPVYTAGRRTLAEERPNPGADGTPVIDTDRGGKITWHGPGQLVGYPIIGLAEPLDVVNFVRRLEESLIKVCTDLGVRTGRVEGRSGVWVAADENGPARKIGAIGIRVSRATTLHGFALNCDCDLTAFNAIVPCGIADAGVTSLSAELGRRVAVSDVIDRVADAVCDALDGRLEVALT; encoded by the coding sequence ATGACGCATTCGATCCGGTCGGCGACGGTGCCGGTCGAGGTGCGCCGACTCGGTTCGGTCGACTACGAGAACGCCTGGCAGCTGCAACGAGCGATCGCCGACCAGCGCGTGGCGGGCGGCCCGGACACCCTGCTGCTGCTCGAGCACCCACCGGTGTACACCGCCGGGCGACGCACGCTCGCCGAGGAGCGGCCGAACCCCGGGGCCGACGGCACTCCCGTCATCGACACCGACCGCGGCGGAAAGATCACCTGGCACGGCCCGGGCCAACTCGTCGGCTATCCGATCATCGGCCTTGCCGAACCGCTCGACGTCGTCAACTTCGTGCGACGGCTCGAGGAGTCGCTGATCAAGGTCTGCACCGACCTCGGTGTGCGGACCGGCCGGGTGGAGGGCCGCTCCGGAGTGTGGGTCGCTGCCGATGAGAACGGCCCGGCCCGCAAGATCGGCGCCATCGGCATCCGGGTGTCGCGGGCGACCACCCTGCACGGATTCGCGCTCAACTGCGACTGTGACCTGACGGCGTTCAACGCGATCGTGCCGTGCGGCATCGCCGACGCCGGGGTGACTTCGCTGTCAGCCGAACTGGGGCGCCGCGTCGCGGTCTCCGACGTCATCGACCGGGTGGCCGACGCCGTGTGCGATGCGCTCGACGGTCGGCTAGAGGTAGCGTTGACGTAG
- a CDS encoding TIGR01777 family protein: MSEPVIAIAGSSGLIGTALVYALRATNHRVLRIVRRAPSNADEVFWNPDTGEFDPAMLAGVDAVVNMCGVNVGEKRWSGAFKQSLRDSRIGPTEVLATAVAEAGVPVLVNASAVGYYGDTGSQITDETAPAGDGFLAHLCVDWEAATWPARQDGARVVFVRSGLVLAQAGGILGRLKPLFSVGLGARLGNGRQYMPWISLEDEIRALLFAISHDELSGPVNLTGPAPVTNAEFTTALGRAVNRPTPLMVPGFALRAAMGEFADEGLLGGQRAIPAALERAGFVFHHNTIGEALAFATARPE, encoded by the coding sequence GTGTCCGAACCCGTCATCGCGATCGCGGGATCGTCCGGTCTGATCGGCACGGCTCTGGTCTACGCGTTGCGCGCCACCAACCACCGTGTGCTGCGCATCGTCCGGCGCGCACCGTCGAACGCCGACGAGGTGTTCTGGAATCCCGACACCGGCGAATTCGACCCGGCGATGCTGGCCGGGGTGGACGCCGTGGTCAACATGTGCGGGGTCAACGTCGGCGAGAAGCGATGGTCGGGCGCCTTCAAGCAGAGCCTGCGGGACAGCCGCATCGGCCCGACCGAGGTGCTGGCCACCGCGGTCGCCGAGGCCGGGGTTCCGGTGCTGGTCAACGCCAGCGCGGTCGGCTATTACGGCGACACCGGTTCCCAGATCACCGACGAGACGGCCCCGGCAGGTGACGGGTTCCTCGCCCACCTGTGCGTGGACTGGGAGGCCGCCACCTGGCCAGCTCGTCAGGACGGCGCCCGGGTGGTGTTCGTGCGCTCGGGGCTGGTGCTGGCACAAGCCGGAGGCATACTCGGCAGGCTCAAGCCGCTGTTCTCCGTGGGACTGGGCGCTCGGCTGGGCAACGGCCGCCAGTACATGCCGTGGATCAGCCTCGAGGACGAGATCCGCGCGCTGCTGTTCGCGATATCGCACGACGAGCTGTCGGGTCCGGTGAACCTCACCGGCCCGGCGCCTGTCACCAACGCCGAGTTCACCACGGCGTTGGGCCGCGCCGTCAACCGCCCGACACCGCTGATGGTGCCGGGGTTCGCGTTGCGCGCCGCGATGGGCGAGTTCGCCGACGAAGGTCTGCTCGGCGGTCAACGCGCCATCCCCGCCGCGCTCGAGCGGGCCGGATTCGTTTTCCACCACAACACCATTGGTGAAGCATTGGCGTTCGCCACCGCGCGCCCGGAGTAG
- the dlaT gene encoding 2-oxoglutarate dehydrogenase, E2 component, dihydrolipoamide succinyltransferase — protein sequence MAITVEMPALGESVTEGTVTRWLKQEGDTVEQDEPLLEVSTDKVDTEIPAPASGVLKKIIAQEDDTVEVGGELAVIGDADDDGDSGGSDDSEEASEEDQGSGDDEQPAEEEKPAEEPAAQPEPAAEETEEEPESDDEDKEKPAAKSSGKSSGKSTPVLMPELGESVTEGTVTRWLKKVGDSVEVDEPLLEVSTDKVDTEIPSPVAGTLISITAEEDDTVEVGGELAKIGDADAEAEPEPEPEPEPEPEPEPEPEPEPEPEPKEEKKPEPKEEKKPEPAQESKPERKPEPEPEPKSEPKSEPQPASESGPYVTPLVRKLAAENNVDLASVKGTGVGGRIRKQDVLAAAEAGKEPAASTEQAAEAPGRSPAAKAPANTDASAASLAHLRGTTQKATRIRQLTAKKTRESLQATAQLTQTHEVDMTRIVSLRARAKAGFAEREGVNLTYLPFIAVAVIDALKAHPNVNASYNEETKEITYYDAEHLGIAVDTEQGLLSPVIKNAGDLSLAGLARAISDIAARARSSDLKPDELSGGTFTITNIGSQGALFDTPILVPPQAAMLGTGAIVKRPRVIADEFGNESIGVRSVCYLPLTYDHRLIDGADAGRFLTTIKRRLEEGAFEADLGL from the coding sequence ATGGCCATCACCGTTGAGATGCCCGCACTCGGTGAGAGCGTTACCGAGGGGACTGTCACCCGATGGCTCAAGCAAGAGGGTGACACGGTCGAACAAGATGAGCCATTGCTCGAAGTTTCCACCGACAAGGTCGACACCGAGATCCCCGCGCCCGCTTCCGGTGTGCTGAAGAAGATAATCGCCCAAGAGGACGACACCGTGGAGGTGGGCGGCGAGTTGGCGGTCATCGGTGATGCCGACGACGACGGCGACTCCGGAGGCTCCGACGACTCCGAGGAAGCGTCGGAGGAGGACCAGGGGTCCGGCGACGACGAGCAGCCCGCCGAGGAGGAGAAGCCCGCCGAGGAACCGGCCGCGCAGCCCGAGCCCGCAGCCGAGGAGACCGAAGAAGAGCCCGAGTCCGACGACGAGGACAAGGAAAAGCCCGCCGCGAAGTCGTCGGGTAAGTCTTCGGGTAAGTCGACTCCGGTGCTGATGCCCGAACTCGGCGAGTCGGTGACCGAAGGCACCGTGACCCGCTGGCTGAAGAAGGTCGGCGACAGCGTGGAGGTCGACGAACCGCTGCTCGAGGTGTCGACGGACAAGGTCGACACCGAGATTCCCTCGCCCGTGGCGGGCACCTTGATCTCGATCACCGCCGAAGAGGACGACACCGTCGAGGTGGGCGGCGAGCTGGCCAAGATCGGTGATGCCGACGCAGAAGCCGAGCCCGAGCCCGAGCCGGAACCCGAACCGGAGCCTGAGCCTGAGCCTGAGCCGGAACCAGAGCCTGAGCCCGAACCCAAGGAAGAGAAGAAGCCGGAGCCGAAGGAAGAGAAGAAGCCGGAACCGGCGCAGGAGTCCAAGCCGGAACGGAAGCCAGAACCAGAGCCAGAACCCAAATCCGAGCCCAAGTCCGAACCGCAGCCGGCGAGCGAGTCCGGGCCCTACGTCACTCCGTTGGTGCGAAAGTTGGCCGCGGAGAACAACGTTGACCTCGCCAGCGTGAAGGGCACCGGGGTCGGCGGCCGCATCCGCAAGCAGGACGTCCTCGCGGCCGCGGAGGCCGGCAAGGAACCGGCGGCGTCGACCGAACAGGCGGCCGAGGCCCCGGGCAGGTCGCCCGCAGCGAAGGCGCCCGCGAATACCGACGCGTCGGCGGCGTCGCTCGCACACCTGCGCGGCACCACCCAGAAGGCCACCCGGATCCGGCAGCTGACCGCGAAGAAGACGCGCGAATCCCTGCAGGCGACAGCGCAATTGACGCAGACCCACGAGGTCGACATGACCCGGATCGTGTCGCTGCGGGCGCGGGCGAAGGCGGGGTTCGCCGAACGCGAGGGCGTCAACCTGACGTACCTGCCGTTCATCGCCGTCGCCGTGATCGACGCGCTCAAGGCGCATCCCAATGTCAACGCCAGCTACAACGAGGAAACCAAGGAGATCACCTACTACGACGCCGAGCATCTCGGTATCGCGGTCGACACGGAGCAGGGTCTGCTCTCGCCGGTGATCAAGAACGCCGGTGACCTGTCGCTGGCCGGGCTGGCCCGCGCGATCTCCGACATCGCCGCGCGCGCCAGGTCAAGTGACCTCAAGCCCGACGAGCTGTCCGGCGGGACGTTCACCATCACCAACATCGGCAGCCAGGGCGCGCTGTTCGACACGCCGATCCTGGTGCCGCCGCAGGCGGCGATGCTGGGAACCGGCGCGATCGTCAAGCGGCCGCGGGTAATCGCCGACGAGTTCGGCAACGAGTCGATCGGTGTGCGTTCGGTGTGCTACCTGCCGCTGACATACGACCACCGGCTGATCGACGGTGCCGATGCGGGGCGCTTCCTGACCACCATCAAGCGTCGCCTAGAAGAGGGCGCGTTCGAGGCCGATCTGGGTCTCTAG
- the polS_4 gene encoding short-chain dehydrogenase of uncharacterised substrate specificity: protein MGDIATRFVDSTGDVRIAVYEEGDPQGPTLVFVHGWPDSHVLWDGVVPLLSDRFRIVRYDNRGVGNSTGPKRVSAYRMSAYADDFDAVVAAVSPGEPVHVLAHDWGSAAMWEFLARPGAGDRVASFTSISGPSIDHLNAFVTSSLLRPWHPRRFVRALSQFLSFAYMGFFSIPVTAPLAVRGFVANLVRQILLVRDGIPREQLHHSATYKADAAKSVKVYGANYLRSMKPGRRDHYVDVPVQLIVNTKDPFVRPHVYDDTKKWVARLWRRDLAAGHWSPMSHPRAIALSVGQLVDFLAGKPPARELLRAQVGTPREHFSHTLVSVTGAGSGIGRATALAFARGGAEIVVSDIDEGTAKETAAHVAARGGIAHAYTVDVSDAESVERFAEKVCAEHGVPDVVVNNAGVGHAGMFFDTPREEYDRVLAINFGGVVNCCRAFGRRMVDRGLGGHVVNISSMAAYSPQQSMNAYATSKAAVFMFGDCLRAELDQAGVGLTTVCPGVIDTNIVHTTRFDIPAAKREQAEARRAQLEKAFSRRRYGPDKVANAIVSAVKKNKPIRPVAPEAHIVYGVAHLLPQVMRSAARGKVV from the coding sequence ATGGGGGACATCGCTACGCGGTTCGTCGACAGCACCGGCGACGTGCGAATCGCCGTCTACGAAGAAGGCGATCCGCAGGGGCCGACCCTGGTCTTCGTGCACGGGTGGCCCGACTCGCACGTGCTGTGGGACGGCGTTGTGCCTTTGCTGTCCGACCGGTTCCGCATCGTGCGGTATGACAATCGCGGTGTCGGGAACTCGACTGGGCCCAAACGGGTTTCGGCCTACCGCATGTCTGCGTACGCGGATGACTTCGACGCGGTCGTCGCCGCGGTGAGCCCGGGCGAGCCGGTGCACGTACTCGCCCACGACTGGGGCTCGGCGGCGATGTGGGAGTTCCTGGCCCGACCCGGTGCCGGCGACCGGGTCGCGTCGTTCACCTCGATCTCCGGTCCCAGCATCGACCATCTCAACGCCTTCGTCACCAGCAGCCTGTTGCGCCCGTGGCATCCGCGCCGATTCGTTCGCGCCCTGAGTCAGTTCCTGTCCTTCGCCTACATGGGCTTCTTCTCGATCCCGGTGACCGCACCGCTGGCGGTGCGTGGCTTCGTCGCGAACCTGGTGCGCCAGATCCTGTTGGTGCGCGACGGCATCCCGCGTGAGCAGCTGCACCATTCCGCGACCTACAAGGCCGACGCCGCGAAGAGCGTCAAGGTCTACGGCGCCAACTACCTGCGGTCGATGAAGCCCGGACGTCGCGATCACTACGTCGACGTCCCGGTGCAGCTCATCGTCAACACCAAAGATCCGTTCGTGCGGCCGCACGTCTACGACGACACGAAGAAATGGGTGGCTCGGCTGTGGCGGCGCGACCTCGCCGCCGGGCACTGGTCGCCGATGTCGCATCCGCGAGCCATCGCCCTGTCGGTCGGACAGCTCGTCGATTTTCTCGCCGGCAAGCCACCCGCGCGTGAACTCCTGCGCGCGCAGGTCGGCACGCCACGCGAACACTTCAGCCACACACTGGTTTCCGTCACAGGTGCGGGTAGCGGCATCGGCCGTGCGACGGCGCTGGCATTCGCCCGCGGGGGCGCTGAAATCGTGGTCAGCGATATCGACGAGGGCACCGCGAAGGAGACCGCGGCCCACGTCGCCGCGCGCGGCGGAATCGCGCACGCCTACACCGTGGACGTGTCGGACGCAGAGTCCGTCGAGCGGTTCGCCGAAAAGGTGTGCGCAGAACACGGGGTGCCCGACGTCGTGGTCAACAACGCAGGCGTCGGGCACGCTGGCATGTTCTTCGATACCCCGCGCGAGGAGTACGACCGCGTGCTGGCCATCAACTTCGGCGGAGTCGTCAACTGCTGCAGGGCCTTTGGGCGCAGGATGGTTGACCGCGGGCTTGGCGGGCACGTCGTCAACATCTCCTCGATGGCCGCGTACTCACCGCAGCAGTCGATGAACGCCTATGCCACGAGTAAGGCCGCGGTCTTCATGTTCGGCGACTGCCTGCGCGCCGAACTGGACCAGGCGGGTGTCGGGCTGACCACGGTGTGTCCCGGCGTCATCGACACCAACATCGTGCACACCACCCGGTTCGACATACCGGCCGCCAAGCGCGAGCAGGCCGAAGCCCGTCGCGCGCAGCTCGAGAAGGCGTTCTCCCGGCGGCGGTACGGTCCGGATAAGGTCGCCAACGCGATCGTGTCGGCGGTCAAGAAGAACAAGCCCATCCGCCCTGTGGCCCCGGAGGCCCACATCGTCTACGGCGTCGCACATCTGCTTCCGCAGGTGATGCGCAGCGCCGCGCGCGGCAAGGTCGTCTAG
- the pepA gene encoding leucyl aminopeptidase: MSPATPGYQTPTVTVSTSLPKRKADGSVLVVPVVNGDDDSAVKVVPSPPLNAAAVAEIESALAALNAKGGCEQVTRVVAPSLPVGSVLAVGLGKRRDGYPADVIRRAAGVAARSLNGTESVLTTLSGVDLAAAVEGLILGAYRFSDFRSDKTAPKDAGLREITALTSDSKSATKEAAQRAADIATAVATARDFVNTPPSHLFPDEFARRAKALGEAAGLAVEVFDEKALEKAGYGGIIGVGKGSSRPPRLVRLTHKGARRKGKRVALVGKGITFDTGGISIKPAANMHHMTSDMGGAAAVIATVVLAAKQKLPIDVIATVPMAENMPSATAQRPGDVLTQYGGITVEVLNTDAEGRLILADAIVRAGEDKPDYLIETSTLTGAQTVALGARTPGVMGSDEFRDRVAGISQSVGENAWAMPLPEELKDDLKSTVADLANVSGSRYAGMLVAGTYLREFVPEGVQWAHIDIAGPAYNTGGPWGYTGKGGTGVPTRTMFAVLEDIAASG; encoded by the coding sequence GTGAGCCCTGCAACCCCCGGATATCAGACCCCGACCGTCACCGTCAGCACCTCGCTGCCCAAACGCAAAGCCGATGGCTCGGTGCTGGTCGTCCCCGTGGTGAACGGGGACGACGACTCAGCGGTGAAGGTGGTGCCCAGCCCGCCCCTCAACGCCGCGGCGGTCGCCGAGATCGAGTCCGCGCTGGCGGCGCTGAACGCCAAGGGCGGCTGCGAGCAGGTCACGCGTGTCGTCGCACCGTCGCTTCCGGTGGGCAGCGTGCTGGCCGTCGGGCTCGGTAAGCGACGGGACGGGTATCCGGCCGATGTCATCCGCCGCGCGGCCGGGGTGGCGGCGCGGTCGCTCAACGGCACCGAGTCGGTGCTGACCACGCTGTCGGGCGTGGACCTCGCGGCGGCGGTCGAGGGCCTGATTCTGGGCGCATACCGGTTCAGCGACTTCCGCAGCGACAAAACCGCACCCAAAGACGCCGGCCTGCGCGAGATCACCGCGCTGACCTCGGACAGCAAGTCGGCCACCAAGGAGGCCGCACAACGTGCGGCGGACATCGCGACCGCGGTGGCCACTGCCCGCGATTTCGTCAACACTCCGCCCAGCCACCTGTTTCCCGACGAGTTCGCCCGGCGCGCAAAAGCTTTGGGCGAAGCAGCCGGGCTTGCGGTCGAGGTTTTCGACGAGAAGGCGTTGGAGAAGGCCGGTTACGGCGGCATCATCGGCGTCGGCAAGGGTTCGTCGCGGCCACCGCGGCTGGTGCGGCTGACCCACAAGGGCGCCCGCCGTAAGGGGAAGCGCGTCGCGTTGGTCGGCAAGGGCATCACGTTCGACACCGGCGGCATCTCGATCAAGCCCGCGGCGAACATGCACCACATGACCTCCGACATGGGCGGTGCGGCGGCCGTCATCGCCACGGTGGTGCTGGCGGCCAAGCAGAAGCTGCCGATCGACGTGATCGCCACGGTTCCGATGGCCGAGAACATGCCGTCGGCGACCGCGCAGCGGCCCGGTGACGTGTTGACGCAGTACGGCGGCATCACGGTCGAGGTGCTCAACACCGACGCCGAAGGCAGGCTGATCCTGGCCGACGCGATCGTGCGCGCGGGTGAGGACAAGCCGGACTATCTGATCGAGACCTCGACGCTGACCGGCGCCCAGACCGTCGCCCTCGGCGCCCGGACGCCGGGCGTCATGGGCAGCGACGAGTTCCGCGACCGGGTGGCCGGTATTTCGCAGTCGGTCGGCGAGAACGCCTGGGCGATGCCATTGCCCGAGGAACTCAAGGACGATTTGAAGTCGACGGTCGCCGACCTCGCCAACGTCAGCGGTTCGCGCTATGCCGGCATGCTCGTGGCGGGTACCTACCTGCGCGAGTTCGTGCCAGAGGGCGTGCAGTGGGCCCACATCGACATCGCGGGCCCGGCGTACAACACCGGAGGGCCGTGGGGCTACACGGGTAAGGGCGGCACGGGTGTGCCGACGCGGACGATGTTCGCGGTCCTGGAGGACATAGCCGCGAGCGGCTGA